The region attcaatgagaaggtgtgtccaaacttttggtctgaactgtatatatatatatatttaaaaaagaggagtaaatttctgccataAAAACTTGCAAGAAAACATCTTTGACTTGAAACTCATAAATGTTCAAGTTTtgttctagaaattttctgagattaatctcaaaattggAGGGAtctttttctagcaaatgttgAACTTTTCAAAATTGGCGGATATTTACTCCTTGTCTTACACTGTTGTACCAGCATAAAGTTGCTAAATTAGACCTGAAGACTTTTCTCCAGCTGCACTGAGTACCTCGGTTactgctgcacactgctggtcaTCTGACTGAAATTAGGcttcttgttttctctgttgCCTCGTAGAAAGATGAATTCAGTGATTCAGAAACATCTTCAGTCATGACAAACAAAGGTAGCACAGCTTTGTATTCCTACTAAATATGATATTTTGAAAACTACGCCTGGTCTCTGTAATAATCAGTACTGTATTATTTTAGTAGCAGTAGgaataatttagattaaaatcaaACAGTTGGCTCACAAtaccagtttttgtttttagtatcAGTAAATCTTCTTAAACTATATTGGATTTAGTTGAGATGATCGTACCATGAGACTACAGCTCAATCTTGGGTTTCTGCTGCCAGAAGTGTCTTACATGGATGAATCTGAATAGATAATATTACCACTGTCTACTACAGCTACATACCATGCAGCTCAGACGCTCCTGGTCATTTCCTACATAGTTgaggaaattaaaaagaaatctcccaTGGACAGTTGGATGGAGGTTATACCTTTAGAAACCTAGCTAGGCTGTATAATGTAGGGCTTTTGACACAACTCACCTTTATTGACGGTTGACAATTTGAGGaactatttttttgttctttggttttttttttttagcggtTATGTGTTTGCACCATGAGCAGCTCTACAGATTACCCCATCTGTTAAACCAGCCAACGGATGTTGAGAAGTTTTATCACCTGCTGTTGAGTTCAGTCTTCTCTATAAAATGAACATAGTTTTTCTGCTGACACTGAAAGATTTAATTACCATTGTTTGATTAATGTTCTGTGACTGTGTTGATGTCACAACCTTTTCTGTGCCTTTAAACAGAGAGACATCTATGAAATGTGTAAATCTACTTACATTTAAACTAATCACTATGCATAATACATAGATCTTGTTCTGTATTATGGTGAGCACATTGTGAATTTTGCAATTGAGTTATTTAAGCTCTAAAAGTTTCTTCCTTGTACTTTGCTGCATGTCTGCCTGAATTTGGGTGGTActtagattattattttttttaaccagacaCTTAATGTAAAACTTAAGATTTGTAGACTGTGAAGATAAGTTTATCCTGCATGAACAAAGCCTTGTGCTTATTCTGTAatacatgatttattttcagtCGTATCAGCTTTAAATCTTAGTCCAGAGATGCCCACAGGCCTTCAGAAGAGAAATAAGACTCCATACATTTAAATAGTTACTCTGATATTGCTGCTTGAGTTTCGAACCATCACAATTTCTTGGAAATAGGTGAGAGTAGTTTGACAGCACTTAGGATTTGAGTGCACaaacaatattatatatttgaCTGCAGCATATTTATTGGGTCTAATTTCTAATACATGTGTTTAAAATTcgataaaatgtttattgatgCAGAGGATGTCTAACATCCGCAATTTGTCATTGAAGAATGTCGAGTCCTCATTGACTTGACATGAGGACGAGTCAATGAGGACTCAATGAGGATAACTTGACATCAGTGATAaccttgatgtcaagttatcaAGGTTACTACAGCCTTGTAAAGTTGATGATAACTGGCGTATTTCAGCTAATTCTGAGTTCTTTGTGTTCTTTGCCGCCGTAGGAGCGAGGAGGAATCGAGGACGCACCAGAGCCCAAGGACAAGGTCCAGAACCTGAAGGACCAGGTGGATGGAGTGAAGAACATCATGACGCAGAATGTTGACCGGATCCTGGCGCGAGGAGAGAGGCTGGACGACCTCATGGGCAAGTCAGAGGATCTACAAGCGGGGGTCAGTGTTACcgtcagatttttattattatatatttttgctctCCTTTTGGTTTATCGGAAACACCGAGTTGCACTGTGTAGGTTTATTGTTGAGCCATGGTCACAGTGGCAGTCATTATGAACAACTCTGAACAAGATGGTTCCGCTGGGgtatgtggggaaaaaaggcaaataaaatgttcttcttcATTCTGCTGCTGAACGCAACTTTTAATGGAGAGCGTTTCAGTCAGGCACCTTGGGAAGAGAATGAGCTCATTAACCCCACAGCTTGCTACCTCAGGATCAGATGTCTCATCACAGTACGCTTAAACCcatgtcacattttaattttagtgtTCATTAAATGTTCACTTCAAGTCTCTGGGAGCGAAACCAATCAGCCGCTATAGACAAGAGTCTGAAGAGTGGAAATGGATTCAATCATCAAAAGTCCACACAAACTCCCTGATTGtaggttttttgtttaaaaaaaaaacaaaaaaaaacataaaaggatcCAAATAAAGGAGCCATCTTGATTGGAAAGAACTATGAAAAATATTCCActagttgtgtttccattacaaatgtgcataaaaatTTGTCTGtattccactaatgtcaaaaaacacaattttgcaattgatgcgtttccattaaataagagatgcaattaaaattacacGTGAACAGGTTTGTTTACGTGATGTTAGTAAAAGACATGCAGCGCCATCAGCCGCCAACTCCTCCTTGCCTTCCTTCTTCAGTAGTTTGCCCCAGGGGCGACATCCGATTGTTGATCACGTGATTTgtacaatgcaaaaaaaaaaaaagggtgcaATTTcgattaagcaaatttattttcaaaacatcgATTTGCACAACTATATGGTCAGTGGGAACGCAGCTAttgtcttttaattttattaaaaagcaaaGCACTGATGATTGATAAACCAAGAAGGAGGAAAATATGCTTGTCCTAAAGAATTAAAGCTTTTCCTGCCAATGTGTCCTGATCCAGTGACTTTTGTAGAAAAACCTTCTGTGTAATTTGAGCATCTAGTTGATGTCTGAGAATTGTAGCTTGCAGCCGAATGGAGCCTGCGTGATCCTTCTCACGTTCTTCCAATTTCAGGCTCAGAACTTCAAGCAGACTTCTCACAAAGTGGCCCGGTCCTACTGGTGGAAGAACGTCAAGCTGATCGTCGTCATCGTGGTGGTCGTGCTCATCATCgtcctcatcatcatcctgcTGGCCACCGGAGTCATTCCCGTCAGCGCGCCTGTGGGTCCTGTAGTCACTCCCACCAAGAAACCGTGAAGGCACACAACGCGTCCAACGAGACACAACGAAGTCGTAAACACCGAATACCGAGTAATATATTGACCCTAGAACATGACTTATTACTACTTCTGGTAAATATTTAAGGTTTCTTAGTTTCTTCAGGTTACTTTCATGCTTTTGTTAAATGCACTTTTAATGATAAACTCTTtgaaacagtttaaataaaaccagataAGTGAGTTATCTTTccttttctaactttttttaaatgcttttttttctttttttactggaAGCACCTCAGTCTTCTTCTCCATCTGTAGCTAGTTAACAGTTAATCTGAATGattgtagatttttatttttcatggttCGTGGTTTATGTTGACTTTTCCAAAGATATGCTTATGAAGTCTAAACCGGGAGAAACTTATCCAACGTGTTACGAGACGCACATTAGATTTTGAATGTTACCACTAACTTCATTAAAGGAGAACCTACTTTTTTACActcacacaaaagaaaatgtgtacAACTAAAACCAATGACTGATGTTGGTACgatgaatgtctttttttttttttttttttacattcaagCATCTATTGCATAATAGAGGCCTGACGTGTTGAGAACAGGTGGGACGCATCATCAGGCTCTTCCACAGAACAAACATTCAGGCCCACCTCCTTCTCCTGCCCCACCACCTGGTTAGCTTCAAAGAGGTCAAAATGACTCTAATTATCAACTGTATATACTTCTCACCAATGTGTATATTTACTGTTAACAAGTGTCTTTGCTGAAAATGTCTAAACATTAGAACCAAATGAtctaattctttattttattcaatggAATCCAGAATGATTCCTGgatatttctgtgaaaataaactATACTGATTTCTGATTAAATGGCACAGTtctgtggttgttgtttttttttgttgctgtttatcAGATGATTGTATAAAGAACCAGAATGTGTTGGAACAAATTCTCTCTGTGTGTATTATAGTTGTCTGTGATTGTGGGATGCAGTAGCCTCTGTTCTCTTAGCCTGTTTATTTTTGACTGAGTGATGGCGGCCGGATAAATGCTGTCCTGATGGCAGACCGCCGCAGAGCAGCTGACCGGTGTAGCTGCTCCGGGGTTTCTGGTGTTCAATGGTTTTACTGTCCGATGAAGTCAATAAATAGTATTTACCTCAGCCTGGTTGTTTGGTACTTGTTTGTTGTTCACCGTCTTGCCTGAAGATGGCGACCGGGTAGCGGCGCCGGTGTTCCGAAGCTAGCTCAACCTTTCTGGTTCCGCATGCACGCGTACGTGACAGGTGTTATGCTGAGAAACGCGTTCCTGCCGAGAATTGCATGCCCTTGTCGCGGGAACGCGCGTCGCTAagacccttttcacatgacgtcacacaacttccgttttggctcgaagctgtgtatccttagttccggtgtacatagtaagtaatgataaagttgtctatttcatatatatatatatgtcatatatatatatatatatatatatatatatatagagagagagaggtataaatctgacagcatatgttgatcagacagatcaccggagcatggagtttacacagtctctaaaacatttgcctaaaataagatttgaagatatatcacgatttgcaaaccagttctctctgacaaaaaaatctaaattagacaaaggctacaaattcttcaccgaacaatacctgtttgactatgaaggtaggtatttttgttttgcgtaaccgttagcttagcattagtgaattttgttagctagctaactacgtgacataactgttccttaaccagaactttttactgtttttgaactataacgttttaggctctaatcttgatcagattattaaattatagactggagttgccactcatcccataaaatagggatttgtttgttataagcagagatgtccggtgccgccgctgctttgtaatgcctttaatcggaccactttttcggtaacgaataatctaacgagttcgtatttcaaatccagtaatcagattaaagttatttatccaaatcattgcacattaatattttcttgtgtatttatttttattccttctttgcgtctttgggagagactctgtgacagttagcagtgacagaaacatgaacagtgcatggagatgcgcattttgttgctggaaaaacagaaatatcgtcaagcccaactgttatttgtggcttttgtcttgttttttctaaacttataaaaaataaaaaagtgaacctctaacgttacagcgctgacaggcGGCCGTGTAtatgtttcctaactgtggctaaagctgctgctagctggtttactcatgatcggaagctggttcctttgaatacagttggagaatggtaaattgacaatgacttataacggttatctagcacgtaaacactgttttataaaacacataaagtgaacctctaaacgttacagcgctgacagagagtatatttttcctaaatgtggctaaagctgctgctaggtggtttactctccgatcggaggctgtttattttatacacagatagagaatggtgaatttacaatgattagtaacaactatctaacacttaaatgctgttattattaaacttaccttttattatatccttaagattatgagaatgcgggaagttttcagcttggttcccaaggcaaaatcacaccggaagtaaagatacccagttttgagttatggcggccattgtctgacgtcactgtgaaaagggtctattgaGATaacggactgaaatatgaccgaaGAGGCAACTTTTAAAGGTATTTGTAACATTACCATGTTTCTTAACCATGTAGCCCTAAAacggtgggttttatttctcagacgaattgaaataaatacggttTTGACACCTTTATTGAGACATTACAGTCGgtgtctgatgaaaatgttcttccccgctttttcttttaacaccatAATAGCTTAACGCAAGAGAAAGCAGAGGGCCATTATGTAGAACATTTGATATCACCAATAACTGTTCAGTCTATTAATATAAGAGGGGATGCGTTTTAATTTCGGAGCCTGCCAATATCCGCACCCCCTGTCTATTGGCCTATTGATATAAAACTGATAAGGAAAAGCAGGACTGTAGGTAGACTCACTTTTTGAACTCTTAAATCCACTCTCCAGAACTTTTATTTTGGCTGAAAAGAATTGGTTTTGTATTCTATTAGTGTGTAAATGATGGCTAAAGTTTACCTTTTAATTACATTAGGCCTTAAAATTAGCATTCACCGAAGACAAATATACCATATTATCTGTTTGAGGTTTGCATCtaatttgcataaattaaagttaatGAGGGAGAATGTAACTGgtcttttgtcctttttttttttttagggaagTCCTGCTGTGGTCTGAGTGTCCTCTCTTCTACCCTCATCTACTGGGGCAACAGCATCAGAGCCATGGATCTAAAAAGGCTCAACAACCTGATGGAAAAAAGGTCTGGGAACTTCTGTAGACCCCATGGAGAACAGATGGATTCTTCATTAAATCAAGAAATTACATGAGAACTCCTGTTGAGACAAATGAGTGTGAAAGAGTTCCTGAGAGTTCTGCGAGAGTTGCATAAATACTGTACTAATCTCGTGTGGGATTAATGCagtatttcttttattaaactgattttaaatatCTTATATTCATCCTTCCTAATAACTCGTTATTTTTCCGGGTATTCGTCTGAGTCATAATCCACATATCCAAATGAATGAGGAAAAGGATCATCTAAAAACAAACCTGCTTTCCAGGAAGGTCCAGACACATCAGAGGATCTTTACAGTCATTTCAACAGAGAGCAGAGCCAGAGACAATGACAGCCGTAGTAAGTATTAAACCTTTCGATGTTTTTAGAACAGcagagtttttaaagtttttgttttataaatatttctctAGATTAAGGCACCACACTTGTCAGAAAAGCTGTCGATTTTTAATAGGCAATAGGCAGATTCTTTATTGAAGACAAAAATGTTCCCGTAATGTCTCTGTTCATTGATCATTTCTTCAATTGTTATTTTACaaacttacatttaaaatactaatatttctttttaaatcctaAAGAAACTGCACACGTTGTTGCACttttaagattgtttttttttttttattgctctaaagaattattttatgcactcatttctatatttttgtctgttgtgAGAGCCATCATCTGCAACAGATCTATTTGTGAAGTAAAAACACTGAGAATGTGAGCAGCTGGTGACAAACATCCACCAACTCAGCATCATTTTCGGCTTTTAAAAAGTGATGGAGGACGCTGAGTTTTTGTTCGTGTTTTAGGATGAATAGAAAATGACATTTGAGCTCAAACTACTGCGATATCCCAACTTTTCGTTCTCGTTCCTTTGGgtgtgactttttttccccccaacagGAAACAGATTTTACAGTAAAACGTTCTTCATGTGGGGAAAAAACCTCCTGGACTGCATAGATTAAGTCTGGCAGGAGTGCCTGCCACCACCAACTCTGACCGATAACACTTAATGTTATTAGGATATATGAAGTCTATGGCGGTTGAAcgttaaaatgaactgaatggTAAAACTGGACACTTTGCtctttgtttgaaatatttattgttgttagCATCGTTTCTTATTTTTGAGTTTGTCTCTCAGCCACGATAAGCGATTTGGACAAATTTAACACCCTCAGattaaaaggttatttttctGATCAAGTAGAAAAGTAACCTCGCTCTGCTCTAATCCGTTAGAGATGGtgaaaaatcttgttttagGATGAGTTGGTAACTCTTCATTactgtgagattttttttctctctctaatgGGTGGTTTCTTTCAAATGAAACACTTCGTTCAAgaaggcagattttttttagtagTGTCAAACTTGACATCTCCTAAtaatacacacacccacacacacacacagagagagaaaacattcaAGTTTTCACTCAGCTTCTCAGAAGTTACTGCATATTATCTGTATTTCTTTAAACACCTGCTTTCCCTGTGGTCAAACTGAAGCTCAGTGCTGCCTCCAAGTGGCTGactaatataaaataaatcccTCTCTTGACATCTACAGAGCCACAGCGTTCAGAGGCTGCCAGGTGATTTCactgcagatttgttttctcCTGAGAGCTTCCCACCTCCaaaacagctgctgctgagaGGGAATAAGcataaaagtggaaaaaaagctGCTGTTATTTTAGGCACATGGTGTCATTTGGCATAGAGATCCAATGTTTTACAGTGCGCTCTACTTTTTCTCTTACCACTGAGACTCATTTGAGACTCAATATCGGATCAATTAACAACTGTTGTAATGAGCGCTGGAGCAGCAACGCTTGTAAGACACGGGgcagaaacattgttttcagTGCACAGCCTGGTAAATCCAGGCTTTAGCACATCAGATACGTTAGCATTCACACTTCGATATGTAGGTAGGTCAGGCTGCAGCACATATGTGGCACAGCTAGAGAATTTACTTTAATGCTCCTGAAATGTTAGCCTGATTGTTGCCTTCTCACACTGTTCGGGTCGATTTAAATCTCTCTtcgtctgggctttctcccattcactTTGATTCCCCTCTAGATTTTCAGCCGGGTCAGTCACAGAACTGGAGAAATTGTGAACAATGACGTCagttttctgtgctgttttagaattgtattctagcaatggcagcggaggaagtgaacaaagccgcTCAGTCCGCGTTGGCCGCtcttccaaatattaaattatcgTTTGGCACGGCTCTTCTCTCTTCagagtggaggatggttgttgaCAGTGCAGgcaattttcagtaagcttcacaGCGTCGAACTGGCACATTACATGCGTCAAcattagcaattgggtaaaatgtCAAACCTGGCCTCCAGGAAGTAATCGTTTCTATCCAGTCAAGAGCCAAGACTCTATAACCCGTAGAACAGGGAACTGGTTTTTAGCATTATGCAATCTCATACTGCATTTATAAAGATTTACCTACCTCAGCATGTCAAATGCTTGAAGAGGCAACCTGAACACTGACCTTACATTCCCAGATAGGTAGTGGATACTCTGAATAtacaaagaaatacattttaccaAATTTGGAACAATTTCTCTAACTTCTATGACTTCTCCTCCAAACTTGTGaaagttgtaatattttttgttttgggattctttagttgttgtttgttttttggttttttggtttttttaaggCTCCCTGGTTCTttatataaacatttgttttggcattgctttttgtcacacttagCTATTTCAGGGCATCCAATCAAATTTAATatcccctccccccccccccaaaaaaaggaGTTTACCTTTGAGCTGACGataagggtaaaaaaaataattgtaattttaaCTGTGTGTTATATAATTATGTAACTACTCCCAATGAAAGGTAAGTAAATGTGCTTCTATAGATGATGGCAAATTTAGGCATGATGGCATGAAGACAGGAAATCAAGTTTTTTAAGACTGTCACTGCATGCGGTAAT is a window of Xiphophorus hellerii strain 12219 chromosome 12, Xiphophorus_hellerii-4.1, whole genome shotgun sequence DNA encoding:
- the vamp8 gene encoding vesicle-associated membrane protein 8; this encodes MDYDPERGGIEDAPEPKDKVQNLKDQVDGVKNIMTQNVDRILARGERLDDLMGKSEDLQAGAQNFKQTSHKVARSYWWKNVKLIVVIVVVVLIIVLIIILLATGVIPVSAPVGPVVTPTKKP